The proteins below come from a single Juglans regia cultivar Chandler chromosome 12, Walnut 2.0, whole genome shotgun sequence genomic window:
- the LOC108995895 gene encoding vesicle-associated membrane protein 722, with amino-acid sequence MGQQSLIYSFVARGTVILAEYTEFTGNFTTIASQCLQKLPASNNKFTYNCDGHTFNYLVENGFTYCVVAVESAGRQIPIALLERVKEDFNKRYGGGKAATAVANSLNKEFGPKLKEHMQYCADHPEEISKLAKVKAQVSEVKGVMMENIEKVLDRGEKIELLVDKTENLRSQAQDFRQQGTQIRRKMWFQNMKIKLIVLGILIALILIIVLSICRGFNC; translated from the exons ATGGGTCAGCAATCTCTGATCTACAGCTTCGTGGCTCGGGGCACGGTTATCCTTGCCGAGTACACGGAGTTCACCGGAAATTTCACCACCATCGCCTCACAATGCCTCCAGAAGCTCCCGGCTTCCAACAACAAGTTCACCTATAACTGCGACGGCCATACCTTCAATTATCTCGTCGAGAACGGCTTCA CCTATTGTGTAGTTGCTGTTGAATCTGCTGGCAGACAAATTCCCATTGCCTTGTTGGAGCGAGTTAAGGAAGATTTCAACAAGAGATATGGTGGAGGGAAAGCTGCAACTGCTGTTGCCAACAGCCTAAATAAAGAGTTTGG ACCCAAACTGAAGGAGCACATGCAGTATTGTGCTGATCATCCTGAGGAGATAAGCAAGCTTGCAAAAGTGAAGGCTCAGGTTTCTGAAGTCAAGGGTGTTATGATGGAAAATATTGAGAAG GTTCTTGACCGTGGTGAGAAGATTGAGCTGCTGGTGGATAAAACTGAGAACCTTCGCTCGCAG GCACAAGATTTTAGGCAGCAAGGAACTCAGATCAGAAGGAAGATGTGGTTCCagaatatgaagataaaattgATTGTTTTGGGTATTCTCATTGCCTTGATTCTAATTATTGTCTTGTCTATTTGCCGTGGCTTCAATTGTTAA